The following are encoded in a window of Candidatus Eisenbacteria bacterium genomic DNA:
- the asd gene encoding aspartate-semialdehyde dehydrogenase gives MAVLGGTGTVGQRFIQILESHPWFEVTEVMASDQSAGRPYVEAIGSRWKLSTPIPPAVATLRVKGPGESLRSRILFSALDASVAGDLESRYARQGHLVSSNARNHRMDPLVPLVIPEVNRDHIELLDRQPYGARAGIVTNPNCSAIVIAMALAPLHRAFGIEAAIVTTFQAASGAGYPGVPSLDILGNVVPFISGEEAKIESETHKILGRLGSKGIAPAEFPLSAACHRVPVLDGHLVATSVRFRRPAREKEILQAWREFRPLRKLGLPSAPADPILPRSEEDRPQPRLDADRSGGMGVTVGRLRRCSVLEWKFEALGHNTIRGAAGAAILNAEILARDGRL, from the coding sequence GTGGCCGTTCTCGGCGGGACCGGAACCGTGGGGCAGAGGTTCATCCAGATCCTCGAATCGCACCCCTGGTTCGAGGTCACCGAGGTCATGGCCTCCGATCAGAGTGCGGGACGTCCGTACGTCGAAGCCATCGGATCACGGTGGAAGCTCTCCACGCCGATCCCCCCGGCGGTCGCGACGCTGCGCGTGAAGGGTCCCGGCGAATCCCTCCGGTCGCGCATCCTCTTCTCCGCGCTCGACGCCTCCGTGGCGGGGGATCTGGAATCGCGGTACGCGAGGCAGGGGCATCTCGTCTCGTCGAACGCGCGCAATCACCGGATGGATCCGCTCGTGCCGCTCGTGATTCCCGAGGTGAATCGCGATCACATCGAGCTCCTCGACCGGCAGCCCTACGGCGCGCGCGCGGGCATCGTCACGAACCCGAACTGCTCCGCGATCGTGATCGCGATGGCGCTCGCGCCGCTCCACCGCGCGTTCGGCATCGAGGCCGCGATCGTCACCACCTTCCAGGCCGCGAGCGGCGCCGGCTATCCCGGCGTGCCGTCGCTCGACATCCTCGGCAACGTGGTGCCCTTCATCTCCGGGGAAGAGGCGAAGATCGAGTCCGAGACGCACAAGATCCTCGGGCGGCTCGGCTCGAAGGGGATCGCGCCGGCGGAGTTTCCCCTGAGCGCCGCGTGCCATCGCGTGCCGGTGCTGGATGGACATCTCGTGGCGACGAGCGTGCGCTTCCGCCGCCCGGCCCGGGAGAAGGAGATTCTCCAGGCGTGGCGCGAGTTCCGTCCGCTTCGGAAGCTCGGGCTTCCGAGCGCGCCCGCCGATCCCATCCTCCCGCGCTCCGAGGAGGACCGCCCGCAGCCGCGTCTCGACGCGGACCGGAGCGGAGGCATGGGCGTCACCGTCGGCCGTCTCCGCCGCTGCTCCGTGCTCGAGTGGAAGTTCGAGGCGCTCGGGCACAACACGATCCGCGGCGCGGCGGGGGCCGCGATCCTGAACGCCGAGATCCTCGCGCGAGACGGGCGCCTCTAG
- a CDS encoding histidine phosphatase family protein — MTAFTPGRDVVFVRHGETDWNRERRVQGSQGASINEAGREQARALARLLWEVPLQAVYSSTLARALETASYVAGPHSLGVVTDPRLNEIHHGDWEGMAESDLPDLDLYLRWRADPTSAALPNAEPLEAVHERAVAAMRDIMARHQEGDGLIAIVSHQVVLALLKCYILDRPWSDLRRHALSVASYEVVTVGEGFTPRP; from the coding sequence ATGACCGCATTCACTCCCGGCCGCGACGTCGTGTTCGTGCGTCACGGCGAGACCGACTGGAATCGCGAACGGCGCGTCCAGGGAAGCCAGGGCGCGTCGATCAACGAGGCGGGACGCGAGCAGGCCCGCGCGCTCGCGCGTCTCCTGTGGGAGGTGCCGCTCCAGGCGGTGTACTCCAGCACGCTCGCGCGCGCGCTCGAGACGGCCTCCTACGTGGCCGGGCCGCACTCCCTCGGCGTGGTGACCGATCCGCGGCTGAACGAGATCCACCACGGAGACTGGGAGGGAATGGCCGAGTCCGATCTCCCGGATCTCGATCTCTATCTGCGGTGGCGCGCCGATCCGACGAGCGCCGCGCTCCCGAATGCGGAGCCTCTCGAGGCGGTGCACGAGCGCGCCGTGGCCGCCATGCGCGACATCATGGCGCGGCACCAGGAAGGGGACGGCCTCATTGCGATCGTGTCGCACCAGGTCGTGCTCGCGCTCCTCAAATGCTACATTTTGGACCGGCCATGGAGCGATCTCAGGCGCCATGCGCTGAGCGTGGCCTCGTACGAAGTGGTCACGGTCGGGGAGGGGTTCACGCCGCGTCCGTGA
- a CDS encoding beta-ketoacyl-ACP synthase II, giving the protein MSDGSRPPRRAGGAGHGARNARHRAVITGLGLVTPIGIGHVEFWDGIRAGRRGVREVTRFDASGFRTRIAGEVGRFDPADYVESRRPSRLDRFAQFSLAATRLALDDAGLAIRNGAHTNGHDAGNGANGRVTTRSTGRRASVPAERVGVAVGSALGGISGAEEDHAAFLREGIRAVSPSLALRVFVGAGACNIAIHFGARGPTIGNSNSCASGAIAIGEGLQLIREGKADVVIAGGVETPLAPLTFGAFTLIHAMSTQNDLPAEASRPFDASRDGFVMAEAAAILILERLDHAIARDARIYAEISGFATTNDAYHMTAPHPEGRDAVRAMQLALEDAGLIPAEIEHVNAHGSSTLLNDRIETLAIKAVLGDRARRVPVSGTKGMHAHALGASGAIEAAIAALSIAESYVPSTANLTNPDPECDLDYVPGRGRATTVRTVLSNSFGFGGSNACLVLQTAE; this is encoded by the coding sequence ATGAGCGACGGCTCGCGCCCGCCTCGCCGCGCCGGTGGGGCCGGTCATGGTGCGCGCAACGCCCGCCATCGCGCTGTCATCACCGGATTGGGGCTCGTCACGCCCATCGGGATCGGCCACGTCGAGTTCTGGGACGGCATTCGCGCCGGGCGCAGGGGCGTGCGGGAGGTCACGCGCTTCGATGCTTCGGGATTCCGCACACGAATCGCGGGCGAGGTGGGCCGTTTCGATCCCGCGGATTACGTCGAATCGCGGCGCCCCTCGCGTCTGGACCGATTCGCCCAGTTCTCCCTTGCCGCGACCCGGCTCGCCCTGGATGACGCGGGTCTCGCGATCCGCAATGGCGCGCACACCAACGGACATGACGCGGGGAACGGTGCGAACGGTCGAGTCACCACGAGATCCACGGGCCGGCGCGCGAGCGTTCCCGCAGAGCGCGTGGGCGTGGCCGTGGGATCCGCGCTCGGAGGCATTTCAGGAGCTGAAGAGGATCACGCCGCCTTCCTCCGGGAAGGAATCCGGGCCGTATCCCCCAGCCTCGCGCTGCGCGTCTTCGTGGGAGCGGGGGCGTGCAACATCGCGATCCACTTCGGCGCGCGAGGGCCGACGATTGGAAACTCGAACTCCTGCGCGTCCGGCGCGATCGCGATTGGCGAAGGGTTGCAGCTGATCCGCGAGGGAAAGGCCGACGTGGTCATCGCGGGGGGTGTGGAAACGCCGCTCGCGCCTCTCACGTTCGGGGCGTTCACGCTGATCCACGCCATGTCGACCCAGAACGACCTGCCGGCCGAGGCATCACGCCCGTTCGACGCGTCACGCGACGGATTCGTCATGGCGGAAGCGGCCGCGATCCTGATCCTCGAGCGGCTCGACCACGCGATCGCGCGCGACGCGAGGATCTACGCCGAGATCTCCGGCTTCGCGACCACGAACGACGCCTACCACATGACCGCGCCGCACCCCGAAGGCCGTGACGCGGTCCGCGCCATGCAGCTCGCGCTCGAGGACGCGGGCCTGATCCCCGCCGAGATCGAGCACGTGAACGCCCACGGCTCTTCGACACTGCTCAACGACCGGATCGAGACGCTCGCGATCAAGGCGGTGCTCGGTGACAGGGCCCGTCGCGTTCCGGTGAGCGGGACCAAGGGGATGCACGCGCACGCGCTGGGCGCATCCGGCGCGATCGAGGCGGCGATCGCCGCGCTCTCGATCGCCGAGAGCTACGTTCCCTCGACCGCGAACCTCACGAACCCCGATCCGGAGTGCGATCTGGACTACGTCCCCGGGCGCGGCCGCGCGACGACCGTGCGCACGGTGCTCTCGAACAGCTTCGGATTCGGCGGCTCGAACGCCTGCCTCGTGCTGCAGACGGCGGAGTAG
- a CDS encoding SRPBCC family protein produces the protein MRSDISIWIDAPPERVFPLVADLTRWNERLPHYRYVRVLRETDGWVHAAMSARRGPIPVFWHAVQSSEPDTRRIHFRHVRGITRGMEVLWTLEPERGGTRASIRHDLDLRWPWIGPWFAEHVIARGFIHPIAGRTLARFKSLAEAR, from the coding sequence ATGCGTTCCGACATCTCCATCTGGATCGATGCCCCTCCGGAGCGCGTCTTCCCGCTGGTGGCCGATCTCACGCGCTGGAACGAGCGCCTTCCGCACTATCGCTATGTGCGCGTGCTCCGGGAGACCGATGGGTGGGTGCACGCGGCGATGAGCGCGCGGCGCGGGCCCATTCCGGTCTTCTGGCATGCGGTGCAGAGTTCGGAGCCGGACACCCGGCGAATCCACTTCCGTCACGTGCGCGGGATCACGCGCGGCATGGAGGTCCTCTGGACCCTCGAGCCCGAACGAGGCGGAACTCGCGCGAGCATCCGGCATGACCTCGATCTCCGCTGGCCCTGGATCGGCCCCTGGTTCGCGGAGCACGTGATCGCCCGAGGGTTCATCCACCCCATCGCAGGACGCACGCTGGCACGATTCAAGTCACTCGCGGAAGCTCGATGA
- a CDS encoding HNH endonuclease, protein MRCYTLAHLSDETLLRHLSELIARERATTAEVLAHIAEVDARRLYLPAGHSSMHTYCVNVLKLSDDAAFKRIQVARAARRFPVLFEALADGRLHLAGACLLAPHLTPQNLEELMSAATHRRKSEIEVHLARLFPDTRTVEPTPTVRALPAIRPPLAPGQVGRGANPPFDDVAGSQLGLGESGDPSSPAGVTSPEPERPELAPGQAGAPSAPLPYAERYLVRLTIGKDLHDKLRYAQALLSHAVPTGDVAEVLDRALDTLIVQLERQKIGSRTRSRTYQRIVERSRYVPASVRRAVWERDKSRCTFVGANGHRCEAKRFLEIDHVQPYARGGKHTLEGLRLRCRAHNQYEAERLFGSKFMNRKRAEARKRARQTADDSVRLERSGGLEDSPDEGTNQDLTTPE, encoded by the coding sequence ATGCGCTGCTACACCCTTGCCCATCTCAGTGATGAAACCCTCCTGCGTCATCTGTCCGAGCTGATCGCTCGAGAGCGAGCGACCACGGCCGAGGTCCTGGCGCACATCGCGGAGGTGGACGCCCGGCGCCTGTACCTGCCGGCGGGACACTCCTCGATGCACACGTATTGCGTGAACGTGCTCAAGCTCTCCGATGACGCCGCGTTCAAGCGGATCCAGGTAGCACGTGCCGCCCGTCGGTTCCCGGTCCTGTTCGAGGCACTTGCCGACGGCCGCCTGCACCTGGCAGGGGCTTGCCTCCTTGCGCCGCATCTCACGCCGCAGAACCTCGAGGAGCTCATGAGCGCGGCGACACACCGGCGGAAGTCCGAGATCGAGGTCCACCTCGCGCGGTTGTTCCCGGACACGAGGACCGTCGAGCCCACGCCGACCGTCCGAGCGCTCCCGGCGATTCGCCCGCCACTTGCCCCGGGGCAAGTTGGCCGGGGCGCGAACCCACCGTTTGACGACGTTGCGGGGTCTCAGCTTGGCCTGGGCGAGTCAGGCGACCCGAGCTCCCCCGCGGGCGTCACTTCCCCGGAGCCGGAGCGCCCGGAACTTGCCCCGGGGCAAGCTGGCGCACCCTCCGCCCCGCTGCCGTACGCGGAGCGATATCTGGTCCGGCTCACGATCGGGAAAGATCTCCATGACAAGCTGCGATACGCGCAAGCGCTGCTCAGTCACGCCGTTCCCACCGGGGATGTCGCCGAGGTGCTCGATCGCGCGCTCGACACGCTCATCGTGCAGCTCGAGAGGCAGAAGATCGGCTCGAGGACCCGCTCGCGGACGTACCAGCGCATCGTCGAGCGCTCGCGCTACGTTCCCGCCTCGGTTCGGCGCGCGGTGTGGGAGCGAGACAAGTCGAGGTGCACGTTCGTGGGGGCGAACGGTCATCGGTGCGAGGCGAAGCGTTTCCTCGAGATCGACCATGTCCAGCCCTATGCGCGCGGGGGGAAGCACACCTTGGAAGGGCTCCGGCTGCGCTGTCGAGCGCATAACCAGTACGAGGCGGAGCGACTGTTCGGTTCGAAGTTCATGAACCGGAAGCGCGCGGAGGCGCGGAAGCGAGCTCGTCAGACTGCGGATGATTCCGTTCGTCTCGAGCGGTCCGGCGGCCTCGAGGACTCCCCCGACGAGGGCACGAATCAGGATCTGACCACACCCGAATAG